One part of the Tachysurus fulvidraco isolate hzauxx_2018 chromosome 23, HZAU_PFXX_2.0, whole genome shotgun sequence genome encodes these proteins:
- the rps21 gene encoding 40S ribosomal protein S21 isoform X1, which yields MQNDAGEFVDLYVPRKCSASNRIIGAKDHASIQLNIAEVDKVTGRFNGQFKTYAICGAIRRMGEADDSLLRLAKNDSIVSKNI from the exons ATGCAAAACGACGCTGGAGAATTCGTGGACCTTTACGTGCCTCGTAAATG TTCTGCCAGCAACAGGATTATCGGTGCAAAGGACCATGCTTCCATCCAGCTCAACATTGCTGAG GTTGACAAGGTCACCGGCAGGTTCAATGGCCAGTTCAAGACCTACGCTATCTGTGGTGCTATTCGTAGAATG GGTGAAGCCGATGACTCTCTCCTGAGGCTGGCAAAGAATGACTCAATTGTGTCAAA gaACATCTAA
- the rps21 gene encoding 40S ribosomal protein S21 isoform X2: MQNDAGEFVDLYVPRKCSASNRIIGAKDHASIQLNIAEVDKVTGRFNGQFKTYAICGAIRRMGEADDSLLRLAKNDSIVSK, from the exons ATGCAAAACGACGCTGGAGAATTCGTGGACCTTTACGTGCCTCGTAAATG TTCTGCCAGCAACAGGATTATCGGTGCAAAGGACCATGCTTCCATCCAGCTCAACATTGCTGAG GTTGACAAGGTCACCGGCAGGTTCAATGGCCAGTTCAAGACCTACGCTATCTGTGGTGCTATTCGTAGAATG GGTGAAGCCGATGACTCTCTCCTGAGGCTGGCAAAGAATGACTCAATTGTGTCAAAGTAA